A portion of the Manihot esculenta cultivar AM560-2 chromosome 2, M.esculenta_v8, whole genome shotgun sequence genome contains these proteins:
- the LOC110609646 gene encoding O-fucosyltransferase 29: MRLIKTLRFSVILTNLALLQQQNGNHSPSRGRGKHQHQHHHHHIHNEWWRSSATQQRRKIRWSLVCGLMLFILGLISLFTGHVASDLEWYSQRLVKHSLGRLDGSRREPIDIWKSKYSKFFYGCSERGRNFAPAKRGRSSNGYLLIAASGGLNQQRTGITDAVVVARILNATLVVPELDHHSYWKDDSDFVNIFDVDWFISYLAKDVTIVKRVPDKVMRSMEKPPYTMRVPRKSPPEYYLDQVLPILLRRHVRQFAESVVQLTKFDYRLANNLDDEQLQKLRCRVNYHALRFAKPIEDIGQRLVMKMRNMVPHFIAIHLRFEPDMLAFSGCYYGGGEKEKFELGEIRKRWETLPDLSAEEERARGKCPLTPHEVGMMLRALGFANDTYIYVASGEIYGGEDTLRPLRELFPNFYTKEMLANEELKPFLPFSSRLAAIDYIVCEESDVFVTNNNGNMAKILAGQRRYAGYKRTIRPNAKRLSALLMERDKMEWDTFAKKVKSCQRGFIGEPDEMRPGRGEFHEYPSPCICEKPFSDDGGSNDEAHLLQQVPMNSKAKVLSKYVEEKQSKKSL, encoded by the exons ATGAGACTCATCAAGACGTTGAGGTTTAGCGTGATATTGACGAACCTGGCTCTATTACAGCAGCAAAACGGTAACCACAGCCCCAGCAGAGGCCGCGGAAAGCATCAGCATCAGCACCACCACCATCATATTCACAATGAGTGGTGGAGATCCTCTGCGACGCAGCAGCGCAGGAAGATCCGGTGGTCGCTAGTATGCGGGTTAATGCTCTTCATTTTGGGATTGATTTCGCTTTTCACGGGACACGTGGCCTCTGATCTTGAATGGTACTCTCAGAGATTGGTTAAGCACAGCTTGGGCCGACTG GATGGGAGTCGGCGTGAACCGATTGATATATGGAAATCGAAGTACTCGAAGTTCTTCTATGGATGCAGTGAAAGAGGACGTAATTTTGCTC CTGCCAAACGTGGGCGGTCATCAAATGGCTATTTGCTTATTGCAGCAAGTGGAGGGCTGAACCAACAAAGAACAGGA ATAACTGATGCTGTGGTTGTTGCACGGATTCTTAATGCTACACTAGTTGTACCTGAGTTGGATCATCATTCTTATTGGAAAGATGATAG TGATTTTGTCAATATTTTTGATGTTGATTGGTTCATTTCCTACCTTGCAAAAGATGTGACCATTGTAAAAAGAGTTCCTGATAAAGTCATGCGATCAATGGAAAAGCCTCCATATACAATGCGTGTTCCAAGAAAATCTCCCCCTGAGTATTATCTAGATCAAGTTCTGCCTATACTATTGAGGAGACACGTAAGACAATTTGCAGAATCA GTTGTGCAATTGACCAAGTTCGATTATAGGCTTGCAAATAATCTTGATGATGAACAGCTGCAAAAGTTGCGCTGCCGAGTTAATTATCATGCTTTAAGATTTGCAAAGCCCATAGAAGATATTGGTCAAAGGCTTGTTATGAAAATGAGAAACATGGTGCCGCATTTTATTGCAATTCACTTGAG GTTTGAACCTGATATGCTTGCTTTTTCTGGATGTTACTATGGTGGTGGTGAAAAGGAGAAATTTGAGCTTGGTGAAATAAGAAAGAGATGGGAAACATTACCA GACTTAAGTGCAGAGGAAGAGCGAGCAAGGGGGAAATGCCCACTTACCCCTCATGAAGTGGGAATGATGCTGCGTGCTCTTGGATTTGCTAACGACACATACATTTATGTGGCATCTGGAGAAATATATGGCGGAGAAGACACGCTGCGGCCACTCAGAGAACTCTTTCCAAACTTCTACACAAAGGAGATGCTTGCTAATGAAGAACTGAAaccttttcttccattttcttcccGTCTAGCAGCCATCGACTACATTGTCTGTGAAGAAAGTGATGTTTTTGTCACCAATAATAATGGAAACATGGCCAAGATTCTTGCAGGTCAAAG GAGGTATGCGGGGTATAAGAGGACCATCAGGCCAAATGCTAAGAGGCTTAGTGCATTGTTAATGGAAAGGGATAAGATGGAATGGGATACGTTTGCTAAAAAGGTGAAATCATGCCAGAGAGGATTCATAGGGGAACCGGATGAGATGAGACCTGGACGAGGTGAATTCCATGAATATCCATCTCCTTGCATCTGTGAGAAGCCATTCAGTGATGATGGAGGCAGCAATGATGAAGCTCATCTATTACAGCAGGTCCCTATGAACTCCAAGGCAAAGGTACTATCAAAGTATGTGGAGGAGAAACAAAGCAAGAAAAGCCTTTGA